ATGCCCCCGCCCGCCGGTAGCGGCTACAGGCCCATCGTGGTCACCCGTTCGATCTCGATGTGGATGCTGATTCGCTTCTTGGGGTTGTCGCCGGGCGGATACTGGTACGACCGCCCACCGTACCGCTGCGAGAGGCGGTCGATGTCTTTGGCGCCGTTCTCGACGTCGAACCTCACCACCGCTCCCCGAACCTGGACGTACCGGTAGGGGTTCTCGCGGTCGACGATCGCGAGTGCCACCTGGGGGTGGGCCCGTAAGTTCCGGAGCTTCGCCCGCCCGGCGCTGGTGTTGATCAGGATGTGGCCGTCGATATGGAGGAACCACATCGGCGTCGCCTGCAGCTTGCCCGATTCTGTCTGCGTGGCAAGGACCGCGAAGTTGGGCTTCTCAAGAAAGGCCTTTACGGGGGCGGGGATCTGCGCAGCCATGCGTCCCTCCTTCATATAGGTGTGGCGTTTCCGATGGTCAGGGGGCCACCGGGTATCCTTCCGTGCGGAGGATCTCTATCATCCGCTCCGGCGCGACCACGGACGCGTCGTAGGTGACCCGCACCTGCTTCGCCGGAATGTCCACCGCGAGATCGTCGATGCCCTCGATCGGGGCGAGCGCGCGGCGGATCGTCCGCGCGCAATGCTCACACGAGATATCCGGGACGTTAAGGAGGACGGTCGTCATCTGACACCTCCGGGAACGCGAGATGAGGCTCAATGTCCTTGGTGGGCGGCGAATCCCAGGGAGACCGCGCCGACGGCGAGGGCGACGAGCGCGATCCCGACGAGGTAAGCATAGTCGCCCAGCCGGGATCGCAACGCGGGATGGAGCAGCGCCCGCGCATCCGCCGGCGGGCGGAACCGACGCAGCCGCAGGGCGTTGGTCACGACGCTCACGCTGCTCATCGCCATCGCCGCCGCGGCCAGCACCGGGCTGAGCAGTACGTGAATGACGGGGTACAGGACCCCCATGGCCACGGGAATGAGCAGCAGATTGTAGGCGAAGGCCCACCCCAGCCCCTGCCGGATCACCCCAACCGTCGTCCGGCAGAGGGCGATCGCGGTGACGATGCCGCGCACGTCGCCGCCGATCAGGGTGATGTCGGACGCCGCCATGGCCACGTCGGTGCCGGTGCCGATGGCCACGCCGAGATCGGCCTGCGCCAGCGCCGGGGCGTCATTGATCCCGTCGCCCACCATCGCGACGATGTGGCCCTCCGCTTGAAGGGACCGGATCGTGGCCGCTTTGTCCGCGGGGAGGACCTCGGCCAGGGTGTGGTCCGGCTCGATCCCCACCGCCGCGGCGATCGCCGCGGCGGCGGCCCGGGTGTCCCCGGTCAGCATGCGCACCTCGAGTCCCAGAGCGTGGAGGGTGCGGACGGCGTCTAGGGATTCCGCTTTGAGCGTGTCGGCCACCGCGATCAGGCCCGCGGGACCGCCGTCCACCGCGACGTACATCGGGGTGGCCCCCTCGCGCGCCAGAGCCTCCGCCCGCGCTTCCAACCCGTCGACGGCGATCCCCAGGTCCAGCATCAGCGCCCGGTTCCCGAGCGCCACATCCCGTCCCCCGACCCGCGCGC
The sequence above is drawn from the bacterium genome and encodes:
- a CDS encoding PPOX class F420-dependent oxidoreductase, translated to MAAQIPAPVKAFLEKPNFAVLATQTESGKLQATPMWFLHIDGHILINTSAGRAKLRNLRAHPQVALAIVDRENPYRYVQVRGAVVRFDVENGAKDIDRLSQRYGGRSYQYPPGDNPKKRISIHIEIERVTTMGL
- a CDS encoding heavy-metal-associated domain-containing protein, producing MTTVLLNVPDISCEHCARTIRRALAPIEGIDDLAVDIPAKQVRVTYDASVVAPERMIEILRTEGYPVAP